The Leptospiraceae bacterium genome includes a region encoding these proteins:
- a CDS encoding Eco57I restriction-modification methylase domain-containing protein — protein MKMKEVDKNLLESIGFSKNDFVVKESFFPEKDLIKERVEVFFYEAKGNSEFNFYLFSADQISDSDLNKIHNRVWNEYRTKLYFTRTKEKFSAYPALTNANDKFFLFEELLEKKSDSHLADKVNKAQIDTGYLWLKYFDIIKQKQKKFKTVHEELISALISLRKKLVLIFKRFKESETRRDFIIQALIDRTLFIKFLEDKHIINSYFYNYYFDRNCNFETFLTEKNTSNINQLFHLINTIFDNSLFKDPEIEEKYLNKEVLECILSTIQREDKDGQLSLFNFEFDVIPVEFIGHIYQAFLSGKKSSEGIVYTPENLAKIINEKVIRNSKNGKVLDPSCGSGVFLVLALRQLIKNNNWKTKDVEEILQKRIELLSKSIFGIEKDPEAYRITYFSLYLELLNDIEPEKIKKLIIEKIEKLKNKKEEFKLFSINFSNNILCGNSLDTVNPKFENTKFDFIVGNPPWKAIREDDEEVPYWERKKEIAGFRQLSQLFMLKLEDWENTNTRFGFVLNSSNFFNEKSEKFRNHFFKKYKMEEYYDLSKVKDLVFENAKESASVIIFSNPYEEGNSFPFYQFQHNTFSKLMNTVFISKEDTNIVKQDELIGNSLLLIKEQDRKIINKLENLKYFSPLSEYLEILNRGLFNSRGIAIVSSEKVMNHFKIEKKNWNNKSDDEQKIIRKQYKNIFLKPKENKIYNIPFIDSKDLSAYEIISNSGYLSKLDREKKKDKFDRAREEILFIGEKIIYKRLGDTLDAIFSKEHIYFSDNLNTIKLKDKGKNYLILSILNSKLMNYFINTKYRKRQTDSHPKINENDINKIPIPKRIDPELLKEINSLSKKLCEGTLRYTEEVRRKIDDLIYELYDLNILEIDRIEDSYIDKNKLVDDENLKEYCKVFYQIFHGKINKDSKMLFEVYKPDNSLPLNLVGIKVTFIKKAGKQYYSEPIFDTLKKFISSILENSNNYNFLFLQNIFFGKECIYLIKENRLRNWSKSQAANDVNEIIRRVSE, from the coding sequence ATGAAAATGAAAGAAGTAGATAAAAACTTACTAGAATCAATCGGATTTTCAAAGAATGATTTCGTAGTCAAGGAATCATTCTTTCCCGAAAAAGATTTAATAAAAGAAAGAGTTGAAGTATTTTTCTATGAGGCGAAAGGAAATTCTGAATTTAATTTTTATCTATTTTCTGCAGATCAAATTTCCGATTCAGACTTAAATAAAATTCATAACCGAGTCTGGAATGAATACAGAACGAAGCTCTACTTTACACGAACAAAAGAAAAGTTTAGCGCATATCCTGCATTAACCAATGCAAATGATAAGTTTTTTCTATTTGAAGAATTGTTAGAAAAAAAATCTGACTCACATCTAGCGGATAAAGTCAACAAAGCCCAAATTGATACGGGATATTTATGGCTTAAATACTTTGATATTATAAAACAAAAACAAAAAAAGTTTAAAACTGTCCACGAGGAATTAATCAGTGCTTTAATCAGTCTTAGGAAAAAACTTGTCCTTATATTTAAAAGATTTAAAGAATCAGAAACACGAAGAGACTTTATAATTCAAGCACTCATTGATAGAACGCTATTCATAAAATTTTTAGAAGATAAACATATCATTAATTCTTATTTCTATAATTATTATTTTGACAGGAATTGTAATTTTGAAACTTTTCTTACAGAAAAAAATACTTCTAATATCAATCAGCTTTTTCATTTAATCAATACAATTTTTGATAATTCTCTTTTCAAAGATCCAGAGATTGAAGAAAAATATTTAAACAAAGAAGTTTTAGAATGTATTCTTTCTACAATTCAGAGGGAAGATAAAGATGGACAACTTTCTTTATTCAATTTTGAGTTTGATGTTATTCCAGTAGAATTTATTGGGCATATCTACCAAGCATTTTTATCTGGCAAAAAAAGCTCGGAAGGAATTGTTTATACGCCTGAGAATCTTGCAAAAATTATAAATGAAAAAGTAATTCGAAATTCTAAGAATGGAAAAGTATTAGACCCATCTTGCGGTTCTGGCGTTTTCCTTGTATTAGCCCTTAGACAATTGATAAAAAATAATAATTGGAAAACAAAAGATGTAGAAGAAATTTTACAAAAGAGAATCGAATTACTTTCCAAAAGTATTTTTGGAATAGAAAAAGATCCAGAAGCTTATCGGATTACCTACTTTTCTTTGTATCTTGAATTACTGAATGATATTGAACCAGAAAAGATTAAAAAACTTATTATTGAAAAAATTGAAAAGTTAAAAAATAAAAAAGAGGAATTTAAATTATTCTCCATCAATTTTTCAAATAACATTCTTTGTGGAAATTCTTTAGATACAGTAAATCCTAAATTTGAAAATACGAAATTTGATTTTATTGTTGGGAATCCGCCTTGGAAAGCGATCAGAGAAGATGATGAAGAAGTTCCTTACTGGGAAAGGAAAAAAGAAATTGCCGGTTTCAGACAATTATCCCAACTCTTTATGTTGAAATTAGAAGATTGGGAAAATACGAATACTCGCTTTGGTTTCGTATTGAATAGTTCTAATTTTTTTAACGAAAAATCAGAGAAGTTCAGAAATCATTTTTTTAAAAAATATAAAATGGAAGAATATTATGATCTTTCCAAAGTGAAAGATTTAGTTTTTGAAAACGCAAAAGAATCTGCTTCCGTAATAATTTTTTCGAATCCATACGAAGAAGGAAATAGTTTTCCATTCTACCAATTTCAACATAATACTTTTTCAAAATTGATGAATACAGTGTTTATTAGTAAAGAGGATACTAATATTGTTAAACAGGATGAGTTAATAGGAAACAGTTTACTATTAATAAAAGAACAAGACAGAAAAATTATAAATAAACTCGAAAATTTAAAGTATTTTTCCCCATTAAGTGAATATTTGGAAATTCTAAATCGAGGGTTATTTAATAGTCGCGGCATAGCCATTGTTAGCTCCGAAAAAGTTATGAATCATTTTAAAATCGAAAAAAAGAATTGGAATAACAAAAGCGATGACGAACAAAAAATAATAAGAAAGCAATACAAAAATATTTTCTTAAAGCCTAAAGAAAATAAAATATATAATATTCCTTTTATTGATTCAAAAGATTTGAGTGCTTATGAAATTATTTCCAATTCTGGTTATTTATCTAAATTAGATAGAGAAAAGAAAAAGGATAAATTCGACAGGGCACGCGAAGAAATATTATTTATTGGAGAAAAAATAATATATAAGAGATTAGGGGATACATTAGATGCAATTTTTTCGAAGGAGCATATTTATTTTTCTGATAACTTGAATACTATAAAATTAAAGGATAAAGGAAAAAACTACCTTATACTTTCTATACTCAATTCTAAACTTATGAACTATTTTATAAATACAAAATATCGAAAAAGACAGACTGATTCACACCCAAAGATAAATGAAAATGATATAAATAAAATTCCCATCCCCAAAAGGATTGACCCTGAACTCTTAAAGGAAATAAATTCATTAAGCAAGAAGCTATGTGAAGGAACTCTTAGATACACAGAAGAAGTGCGTAGAAAGATAGATGATTTGATTTATGAATTGTATGATTTGAATATTCTAGAAATTGATAGAATTGAAGATTCATATATTGATAAAAACAAATTAGTCGATGATGAAAATTTGAAAGAGTATTGTAAGGTCTTTTATCAAATATTTCATGGAAAGATAAATAAAGATTCCAAAATGCTTTTCGAGGTTTATAAACCAGACAATAGCCTTCCTTTAAACCTTGTAGGAATAAAAGTAACTTTTATAAAAAAAGCGGGTAAACAGTATTATTCGGAGCCAATATTTGATACTTTAAAAAAATTCATATCTTCAATTTTAGAAAATTCAAACAATTATAACTTTTTATTTTTGCAAAATATTTTTTTTGGGAAAGAATGTATTTATCTCATAAAAGAAAATCGACTTAGAAATTGGAGTAAGTCGCAGGCAGCTAATGATGTAAATGAAATCATTCGGAGAGTTTCTGAATGA